The Avibacterium sp. 20-132 genome segment TGCGTGGTCGGTGATTTAATTTATCGACCACGGTTTGTATTTGTGCTTCTGAAAAGAGCGTAATGTCTCGACCTTTCGGAAAATATTCCCTCAGTAAACCGTTCGTGTTTTCATTTGTTCCTCTTTGCCAAGGTTGGTGAGGCAATGGAAAGTAAAATTCAACCTGAAGTCGTTCCGTTACCTGCTGATGTTTTGCAAACTCCTTCTCTCTATCTGGGATAATGCTCTCTAAAGGCTGATTTTGCAAGGGTTCAGCCATTACCTTGGCAACGCTTTCTGCTCGCTTTGCGGGCAATTTTCTGACGAGGGAAAAACAGCTTTTTCTATCAGTCAAGGTCAATAAACAGGCTTTGCCTGTTACGCCCAACACCGTATCCGCTTCCCAATCGCCTAAACGGCTTCGCGCCTCGGCTTCGCTTGGTCGTTCGGTTAAATGATGACTAATAGGGATTTTCCCGCGTTTTTCCACATAGTCATTGGTATGCCGCCTTTTCCCGCTATGACGGAGTTTCCGAATCGCCCCTCTTGCCCCGTGCGATAACCCTTTCTCATCAAACCACCCAGTATAAATCCCTCGGTAAATATTGGCAAAGCTAATAGAAAATCTGCTTTGTTCGTATTTCAAACGAGCGGCAATTTGCTCTGGCGACCAATTCTCTTGTAAGAACTTTTGCTTAACAAAATCAAACAATTTCAGGTCGGCTCTTTCGCTTGGGTTTTGGTGTCCCAAAGTTAAACCGAAATTCGCATTCTTTCAAGAATAACGGAAAAGATTTCTTGTCAATTTCGTTATATTTTCTTAGTACTCGTTTAGCCTGATTCCAGAAATTTTCAATCTCATTAATGTGATTTTTTGTTTCTGCGAAATGAGTTGAATGATTAATTCTGACGTGCTTAAATTCGCTTATATCTAGCACATCGTAGCTGTGATAGTAATCGGTATAAACAACGCTATCAGGCATAATTTTCCTTTTAATTACAGGAGGTAAGGTGTTAGTCTTAGTCTTAGTATTTTCAACAATAACCGTATAGGCTTTTCCTTCTCGTTTCAGCATACCAAAAACTGCTGTTTTACCCTTAGCACCTCGTCCCCTTTTTCCTTTTCTTTTTCCACCAAAATAGCTTTCATCAAGCTCAATTTCACCAGCAAAAATCTCGTTGGCATCTTGGGCTAAATGGTCGCTAATCGCCTCCTTGATTTTGCGATAAAAGAGGGCGGCTGAATTAGGGTTAATTTCCAGTAAATTTGCTGCTGAACGAGCTGCCACTTCAAGTACAAAAAATTCTAGCAGTTTTTTCGGTATAGATTTCTTGAGTTTACAATGAGTTATCTTTATTTTTATAGACTAATATAACTGTTAATCTAATACAGCCCCTAAATCATTATCTTAAGCATAACTAACATTTATTGCCGACTTGTCAGCATTTAGCCAAAATAACCCATAGAGGAGCATTAATTTTATTATCTAATTTAAAGTTTGATTGGCAAAATTTCTTTTGCATAACAATGAAAGTTATGCTTTAATTTTTGAATAAAATTTCACTATATGTGATTAAATATTTATTTGGTGGTAATTATGGAAGGTCAATATGCCAATGATGTTTAAAAAATCGGTGCTTGCTGTAATGTTAGGGGCTTTAGCTGCTGGTCAGCTTTATGCTGCCGAGGTGCCAGAAGGAACGCTTTTAGCGGAAAAACAAGAATTAGTATGGAATGTGGGGGCTAATCCAGCAACCTTAGATCCACAAAAAATAGAGGGCGTTGTTGAAACAAATTATGCTCAGCAATTATTTGAAACTTTAGTTATTTCTGATGAAAAAGGAAGGATAAAACCCGGTGCGGCAATTTCTTGGGAACATAGCAATGATTTTAAAACGTGGACCTTTCATTTACGTCCAAATGCAAAATGGTCTAATGGTGATCCTGTTGTTGCAGGGGATTTTGTGTATGCTTGGCAACGTTTAGCTGATCCAAATACCGCTGCACCTTATGCAACCTTTTTAGAATTTGTGCAATTAAAAAATGCTGCTCAAGTTGTATCAGGTAAGCTACCTGTAAGCGAATTGGGCGTTGAAGCAAAAGATGAGCATACTTTAGTCCTTCATTTGATAGAACCTGTTCCCTATGTTGATAAATTAGTTGAGTATATCGTACTTGCACCAGTAAATAAAAAAGTGATAGAGCAGTTTGGCAGTGAATGGACTAAACCGGGTAATTTAGTTGGAAACGGGGCATTTATTTTAAAATCAGCTGTGGTGAATGAAAAAACGGAATTAGAACGTAATCCATATTATTGGGATAATAAACATACGCGATTAGACAGGGTAACTTTATTACCTATTGTGTCTTCTTCAACTGATGTGGCTCGTTATCGTGCTGGTGATGAAGATGTGACTCATGGTGAAATGCCAATTGAATCTTATATAAAAATTAAAAATGATTTGCCTGATGAACTTTATCATACGCCATTACTTTGTACTTATATGTATGAAGTCAATATGCAAAAATCACCATTTAATGATGTTAAGGTACGTAAGGCATTATCTTTGGCGTTAGAACGTAGCCTCTTAACGGATAAAGTATTACAACAAGGGCAGAATGTTACTTATAGCTTTACTCCAACGTTTATTAATGGAGGGGAAAAGATCACAAAACCAGAATGGGCTAATTGGTCACAAACACAGCGTAATCAAGAGGCAATAAAATTATTAAAAGAAGCTGGATTTGATAGCAACCATCCTCTGAATTTTAAGTTGTTGTATAACACTTCAGATAACTACAAAAAATTAGCCAGTGCAACACAAGCCATTTGGAAGAAAAATTTACAAGGTATCGTAAATGTTACCTTAGAGAATCAGGAGTGGAAAACTTATCTCGATTCTTTACATCAAGGTAATTTTGAGGTTGCACGAGTTAGATGGTGTGCAGATTATAATGAAGCGACGACGTTTCTGAATTACTATCTATCCAATAGCACAAATAATATCTCTTCTTATAAAAGTGCAGAATATGATAGATTGGTTTCTTCATCATTTAATGAGCCAATGGAAGAAAAAAGAGCAGAAATTTATGCGCAGGCAGAAAAAGTGTTAGAAAAAGATACCGCACTTATTCCTGTATATAATTATGTGTCTCCTCGTCTGATCAAACCTTGGGTAAAAGGTTTTGCGGTACAACATCCGGGGCAAAATTATTATCTAAAAGATGTTTATATTATTAAACATTAAGCGGTAGCCCAGAACCTATTACAGCAGCATTTTAAACTAATACAGCGAGACATTGTCTCGTTGTATTGTTTACATTATTTTCATCATACGTTTTTTGAAGCATTAAACCTACATCACTTTAGATAATACACATTTTTTTCGTTATTTTCATAAATGAAATGTGTCAATGAATCTCAAA includes the following:
- a CDS encoding IS1595 family transposase — its product is MKITHCKLKKSIPKKLLEFFVLEVAARSAANLLEINPNSAALFYRKIKEAISDHLAQDANEIFAGEIELDESYFGGKRKGKRGRGAKGKTAVFGMLKREGKAYTVIVENTKTKTNTLPPVIKRKIMPDSVVYTDYYHSYDVLDISEFKHVRINHSTHFAETKNHINEIENFWNQAKRVLRKYNEIDKKSFPLFLKECEFRFNFGTPKPKRKSRPEIV
- a CDS encoding ABC transporter substrate-binding protein, whose product is MPMMFKKSVLAVMLGALAAGQLYAAEVPEGTLLAEKQELVWNVGANPATLDPQKIEGVVETNYAQQLFETLVISDEKGRIKPGAAISWEHSNDFKTWTFHLRPNAKWSNGDPVVAGDFVYAWQRLADPNTAAPYATFLEFVQLKNAAQVVSGKLPVSELGVEAKDEHTLVLHLIEPVPYVDKLVEYIVLAPVNKKVIEQFGSEWTKPGNLVGNGAFILKSAVVNEKTELERNPYYWDNKHTRLDRVTLLPIVSSSTDVARYRAGDEDVTHGEMPIESYIKIKNDLPDELYHTPLLCTYMYEVNMQKSPFNDVKVRKALSLALERSLLTDKVLQQGQNVTYSFTPTFINGGEKITKPEWANWSQTQRNQEAIKLLKEAGFDSNHPLNFKLLYNTSDNYKKLASATQAIWKKNLQGIVNVTLENQEWKTYLDSLHQGNFEVARVRWCADYNEATTFLNYYLSNSTNNISSYKSAEYDRLVSSSFNEPMEEKRAEIYAQAEKVLEKDTALIPVYNYVSPRLIKPWVKGFAVQHPGQNYYLKDVYIIKH